The DNA region ACGCTGGTGGCGCCGATCCAGATCCTGGCCGGCGATCAGCACGGGCTCAACACGCTGGAGCATCAGCCGGCCAAGGTGATGGCGATGGAAGGCCACTTCCAGAGCCACCCGAACGGCGCGCCGCTGGTGCTGTTCGGCTGGCCCGACATGGCGGACGCCAAGGTGAAATACGCCATCGAGGTGCCGAAGCTGTCGTCGCTGATCCTCAAGCATGACATCGACGCGCCGCTGAAGGGTCTCGACACCGTGCCGCGGGAAAACTGGCCGCCGGTGCCGATCACCTTCTGGGCATTCCGTATCATGGTCGGGCTCGGCTTCCTGATCATGGGGCTCGGCCTGCTCAGCCTGCTGATGCGCGTGCGCGGAAAACTGTATCAGTCCGAGCTGCTGCACCGCTTCGCGGTCGCGATGGGGCCGGCCGGCTTCATCGCGGTGCTCGCGGGCTGGATCACCACGGAGACCGGACGGCAGCCGTTCACGGTCTACGGCGTGTTGCGCACCGCCGACTCCGTCTCGCCGCTGGCCGCGCCCGCGGTCGCCTCCTCGCTGATCGCCTTCATCATCGTCTATTTCACCGTCTTCATCGCCGGCGTGGTCTACATCCTCCGGCTGATGGCGCAGCCGCCGCAGCCCGGCGAGCAAGGCCCGCCGACCACCATCCCTGCCCGCGCCGCCGGTATCACGCCGGCGCCGGCCGCAGCCGCAGCGGAGGCCACGCAATGAGCCTTCCCGTCGACCTCGCCACGCTCTGGGCCTTCATCATCGCGTTTGCCGTGTTCGTCTATGTCGTGATGGACGGTTTCGATCTCGGCCTCGGCATCCTGTTTCCGCTGTTCCCGCAAAAGGCCGACCGCGACGTCATCATGAACACGGTGGCGCCGGTGTGGGACGGCAACGAGACCTGGCTGGTGCTCGGCGGCGGCGGCATGATGGCGGCGTTTCCGCTGGCCTATGCGGTGCTGATGCCGGCGCTCTACACGCCGATCATTGCAATGCTGCTCGGCCTCGTGTTCCGCGGCGTCGCCTTCGAATTCCGCTGGCGGACGCGCAAGACCAGCAACACCAACAAATGGGACATCGCCTTTACCGGCGGCTCGCTGGTCGCGACATTGGCGCAGGGCATTGCGCTCGGCGCCGTCCTGCAAGGCGTTCATGTCGAAGGGCGGCACTACGGTGGCGGCTGGTGGGACTGGCTGACCCCGTTCAGCATCCTGACCGGCGTCGCGCTGGTGATCGGCTATGCGCTGTTGGGTGCGACCTGGCTGGTGATGAAGACCGAAGGCGGATTGCGTGAGCGTTCCTACGTGTTGAGCTGGGTGCTGCTGATCGCGATGCTGTGCGCGATCGGCGTGGTCAGCCTGGCGACTCCGTTCCTCGCCGTGCAGTACACCCATCGCTGGTTCGCCTGGCCGAACATCATCCTGACCGCGCCGGTGCCGATCGCGGTCGCCGCCGTCACGGCGCTGCTGCTGCGGGCGCTCAGCAACCGCTACGATTTGCAGCCGTTCTTCCTGACGCTCCTGCTGTTCGCGCTGTCCTATGCCGGGCTCGGCATCAGCATGTATCCCTACATCGTGCCGCAGAGCATCACGATCTGGCAGGCGGCGGCTCCCGAGAACAGCCAGGTCTTCATGCTGTTCGGGGTCTCGGTGCTGATCCCGCTGATCCTCGGCTACACCGGCTGGGCCTATTGGGTGTTCCGCGGCAAGGTGCGGCCCGGCCACGGGTATCACTGATGCCGCCGGATCCGCCGCTGCGCCCGCTCGGCCAGCGCCTGCTGTGGTTTGTCGCGCTGTGGCTCGGCGGGGTCGGGACCGTGACCTTGGTCTCATTCATCTTGCGGCTCTGGATTGCGCCGAAATGAGTCGCATGACATCGGCGCCGGTGACAAAAAATCAAAGTATTCCCAGTGATATACTGGCCGAGCCCGCCCCAAACTTGCCATCAAGCTGCCGCTGAGATTTGATGCTGCCGTGATTTGGGCGGGGCAAGCATTGGCGACGCCAACAAGGAGAGCTTTGCAATGACGAAACTTCGTCACCTGGTCTGGATGTTGATCGCTGCGTTCTCGCTCGTGCTATCGACATCGCAAGGCTTTGCGCAGAGCCGCCCTGATGCCGACGAGCCCGGACTGGTCCCCGACGCGAACTACCAGCTCGATCCGGAATGGCAGAAGCAGGTGGTGTACTACCGCACCAACGAGGCGCCGGGCACCATCATCATCTCGACGGCCGAACGCCATCTCTACCTCGTGGAGGGCAACGGCCGGGCGCTCCGCTACGGCATCGGCGTCGGCCGCGACGGCTTTCAGTGGCAGGGCCTGGTGAACATCACCCGCAAGGCGGAATGGCCCGACTGGACGCCGCCGCCGGAAATGATCGCGCGCCAGCCCTATCTGCCCCGCTTCATGGCCGGCGGCCCGGGCAATCCGCTCGGCGCCCGCGCCATGTATCTCGGCACCACCGTCTACCGCATCCACGGCACCAACCAGCCCGACACCATCGGTACCGCGATCTCCTCCGGCTGCTTCCGCCTGGTCAACGCCGACGTGGCCGACCTCTATGACCGCGTCCCGGTCGGCACCAAGGTGATCATCCGGCAGAAACCGCAACTCTAGCCGCAAGCCCGCTTCGAGAGCCCTCCCTTTTCCCGATCCATCGCGAGAGAGAACCCATGCGTACATTTCGAGGCGGCCTGACGATCGGGCTCGCGGTCGCCGTGCT from Bradyrhizobium genosp. L includes:
- a CDS encoding cytochrome ubiquinol oxidase subunit I; translation: MFGGWDAVALARAQFAFTMSFHIVFPAFSIGLASFLAVLEALWLITKREVFISLFQYWLKIFAVAFGMGVVSGIVMSYQFGTNWAAFADKTGPVIGPLMAYEVLTAFFLEAGFLGVMLFGLERVGPRLHFVATLMVATGTLISAFWILSANSWMQTPTGYAVNADGQFVAADWLKLIFNPSFPYRLVHMVLAAYLTTSLVVGAVGAWHLLRDPHLAGPRVMFSMAMWMATLVAPIQILAGDQHGLNTLEHQPAKVMAMEGHFQSHPNGAPLVLFGWPDMADAKVKYAIEVPKLSSLILKHDIDAPLKGLDTVPRENWPPVPITFWAFRIMVGLGFLIMGLGLLSLLMRVRGKLYQSELLHRFAVAMGPAGFIAVLAGWITTETGRQPFTVYGVLRTADSVSPLAAPAVASSLIAFIIVYFTVFIAGVVYILRLMAQPPQPGEQGPPTTIPARAAGITPAPAAAAAEATQ
- the cydB gene encoding cytochrome d ubiquinol oxidase subunit II — translated: MSLPVDLATLWAFIIAFAVFVYVVMDGFDLGLGILFPLFPQKADRDVIMNTVAPVWDGNETWLVLGGGGMMAAFPLAYAVLMPALYTPIIAMLLGLVFRGVAFEFRWRTRKTSNTNKWDIAFTGGSLVATLAQGIALGAVLQGVHVEGRHYGGGWWDWLTPFSILTGVALVIGYALLGATWLVMKTEGGLRERSYVLSWVLLIAMLCAIGVVSLATPFLAVQYTHRWFAWPNIILTAPVPIAVAAVTALLLRALSNRYDLQPFFLTLLLFALSYAGLGISMYPYIVPQSITIWQAAAPENSQVFMLFGVSVLIPLILGYTGWAYWVFRGKVRPGHGYH
- a CDS encoding DUF2474 domain-containing protein, with the protein product MPPDPPLRPLGQRLLWFVALWLGGVGTVTLVSFILRLWIAPK
- a CDS encoding L,D-transpeptidase translates to MTKLRHLVWMLIAAFSLVLSTSQGFAQSRPDADEPGLVPDANYQLDPEWQKQVVYYRTNEAPGTIIISTAERHLYLVEGNGRALRYGIGVGRDGFQWQGLVNITRKAEWPDWTPPPEMIARQPYLPRFMAGGPGNPLGARAMYLGTTVYRIHGTNQPDTIGTAISSGCFRLVNADVADLYDRVPVGTKVIIRQKPQL